A single region of the Pirellulaceae bacterium genome encodes:
- a CDS encoding DUF2817 domain-containing protein: protein MMVGQLDAFSPDYATARRKFRSAVARPGWIFEEHLLQEEGPDGETLSVDVARYCVKGSRQTLVISSGLHGVEGFLGSAVQLEALRVWATKARPRVNVVVLHALNPYGFAWLRRFDKQNVDLNRNFLLEGESYQGSPASYSTLDGLLNPQCAPNRLDMFRVQALLLIVRHGMPALRQAVAGGQYDFPRGLFFGGHRAASIQQWLGDILDEWLVDNDNVMHLDFHTGLGPHGQYKLLLDPPLRPLDQKRMLEWFGSGTFEESDSNGIAYKTRGGIGPWCVSREIVPNYLYVCAEFGTYGPMAVIEGLRAENQAYHFLDSNQPAYGRAQRRLKELFCPEALAWRRTVLRQSLAIVAQAETGLSDL from the coding sequence ATGATGGTTGGTCAGCTTGACGCGTTTTCACCCGACTATGCAACAGCACGGCGGAAGTTTCGCAGCGCGGTCGCTCGGCCCGGTTGGATCTTCGAGGAGCATTTACTGCAGGAAGAGGGACCTGATGGTGAAACGCTTTCGGTTGATGTGGCTCGCTATTGTGTGAAAGGCTCGCGGCAAACGCTCGTGATCTCGTCCGGACTACATGGTGTGGAAGGCTTTTTGGGATCTGCGGTTCAGCTTGAAGCGTTGCGTGTTTGGGCAACTAAGGCAAGACCGCGAGTGAATGTGGTGGTGCTTCATGCTCTGAATCCGTATGGATTTGCTTGGCTGAGACGATTCGACAAGCAGAATGTGGATCTCAATCGAAATTTCCTGTTGGAAGGTGAGTCCTATCAAGGTTCGCCCGCCTCCTATTCGACCCTGGATGGGTTGCTGAATCCACAATGCGCGCCAAATCGTCTTGATATGTTCCGAGTCCAGGCACTGCTGTTGATCGTCCGGCATGGTATGCCTGCTTTACGTCAGGCGGTTGCCGGTGGGCAGTATGACTTTCCCCGGGGACTGTTTTTTGGAGGGCATAGAGCTGCTTCGATTCAGCAATGGTTAGGCGATATCCTAGATGAATGGTTGGTGGACAACGACAACGTTATGCATTTAGATTTCCACACGGGATTGGGACCCCATGGCCAATACAAGTTGCTACTGGATCCACCTTTGCGACCTTTAGATCAAAAGCGAATGTTGGAGTGGTTTGGTAGCGGGACATTTGAAGAGAGTGATTCGAATGGTATCGCCTACAAAACCCGAGGGGGCATCGGACCCTGGTGTGTTTCGCGGGAAATCGTGCCCAACTACCTTTATGTCTGTGCTGAATTTGGGACTTACGGGCCGATGGCAGTCATCGAGGGTTTGCGCGCCGAGAATCAGGCTTATCACTTTCTAGACAGCAATCAGCCCGCATACGGGCGGGCCCAGCGACGATTGAAGGAACTGTTTTGCCCGGAAGCATTAGCTTGGCGACGGACGGTGTTAAGGCAGAGCCTGGCAATCGTTGCTCAAGCGGAGACTGGCCTGTCTGACTTGTAA
- a CDS encoding TolC family protein, with protein MRRQRSPQIMAGRRIVLIRCTLAWMSVCLINANSGPLWSQVPTRQAANPPGNEMVRLPSPSLPDQHPSPARLPRPKVEQRLTNWWDTAVREPFVQGTTPIPISLDELLVSALAYSAQIRVIQEAPLIRETAIIEANAEFDWSAFVESQFVDTSNPVGNQLETGGPLRFREHDFATSAGLRRKNTLGGRFDIAQEIGYRDNNSIFFTPPNQGNSRLTISYTQPLLKGAGRVYNTSLTVLAQIDTATAQDDFSSQLQSHLLKITRAYWELYLQRANLLQKQRLRNAAREILTEMERRRTIDALQSQIMRARAAVASRRAEVYRAEMAIRNSESRIRALVNDPALGNSVDNELLPESLPLKYSAPMDVQQSVEIAFHNRPELAASIKQIRAAGVRLNMSRNELLPLLNLVVDTYVSGLRGNANIGGSILDQYSRGEPSYSVGLQYEMPINNRRAKARYDRRRLELRQLESQLQVTMEALRFEVEAAVREVSTSYREMLANFQAVSGEEAEVRYLYDRWRLLPGNDLSASVLLEDLLDAQERLNLAEFAFLNSQLDYNTSHMAYQRALGTMLQTEQITMERYIKNCLPQVELRRNLPISSEVSDKNRQHPSNASSSDRGSTVSTHVQSRTPPHKQRR; from the coding sequence ATGCGACGACAACGAAGCCCGCAGATTATGGCAGGTCGCCGGATAGTGCTGATCCGATGCACGCTCGCCTGGATGTCTGTCTGCTTGATCAATGCAAACAGCGGTCCATTGTGGAGTCAGGTCCCAACCCGACAAGCAGCGAATCCACCAGGGAACGAAATGGTGCGGCTGCCTTCTCCATCTCTGCCCGATCAGCATCCGAGTCCTGCTCGATTGCCCAGGCCGAAAGTCGAGCAGAGGCTGACCAACTGGTGGGATACCGCCGTTCGCGAACCGTTTGTCCAAGGTACAACGCCAATTCCTATCAGCCTAGATGAATTGTTGGTAAGTGCTCTTGCATACTCCGCTCAAATCCGCGTAATCCAAGAGGCACCCTTGATTCGGGAAACGGCAATTATCGAAGCCAATGCCGAATTTGACTGGTCGGCTTTTGTCGAATCTCAATTCGTTGACACGAGTAATCCGGTGGGAAACCAACTTGAGACCGGGGGCCCCCTGCGGTTCCGTGAACACGACTTTGCGACCAGCGCCGGTTTAAGGAGAAAAAACACATTGGGCGGCCGATTCGATATCGCACAAGAGATCGGTTACCGTGACAACAACTCCATCTTTTTTACACCGCCAAATCAGGGGAATTCACGGCTCACGATCAGCTACACCCAACCGCTTCTCAAGGGAGCTGGTCGCGTTTACAACACGAGTCTTACCGTGTTGGCCCAGATCGACACTGCGACCGCACAGGACGATTTCTCGAGTCAACTACAATCGCATCTCCTCAAAATCACTCGTGCTTATTGGGAACTGTATTTGCAACGAGCAAATTTGCTCCAAAAACAACGTCTCCGCAATGCGGCCCGTGAGATTCTCACCGAGATGGAACGGCGGCGAACCATTGATGCTCTGCAGAGCCAAATCATGCGTGCACGTGCGGCCGTTGCCAGCCGACGTGCCGAGGTCTATCGCGCCGAAATGGCAATACGAAACTCCGAAAGTCGTATTCGCGCGCTGGTCAACGATCCGGCTCTAGGCAACAGCGTCGATAATGAATTACTGCCCGAGTCGCTACCGCTGAAATACTCCGCTCCCATGGATGTTCAACAGTCGGTTGAAATCGCTTTCCACAATCGCCCCGAGTTGGCCGCGTCGATTAAACAGATACGAGCCGCGGGTGTTCGTTTGAATATGTCACGCAACGAATTACTGCCGCTGCTCAATCTCGTCGTGGACACTTATGTGAGTGGATTACGAGGCAATGCCAACATTGGAGGCTCAATTCTCGACCAGTACAGCCGCGGCGAACCCAGTTATAGCGTGGGACTGCAATACGAAATGCCGATCAACAACCGTCGCGCAAAAGCCCGTTATGATCGACGACGACTAGAGCTTCGCCAGCTAGAGTCACAACTGCAGGTCACCATGGAAGCATTGCGTTTCGAAGTCGAAGCGGCTGTGCGCGAAGTCAGCACATCTTATCGGGAAATGCTGGCAAACTTTCAAGCCGTTTCCGGTGAAGAGGCCGAAGTCCGGTATCTCTACGACCGTTGGAGGCTCCTGCCAGGTAATGATCTATCAGCCAGCGTCCTACTCGAGGATCTCCTTGACGCCCAGGAACGGCTCAACCTGGCCGAATTCGCATTCCTCAATTCCCAATTAGATTACAACACTTCCCACATGGCCTATCAACGAGCGTTGGGTACCATGCTACAAACCGAACAGATCACGATGGAGCGTTATATCAAAAACTGCTTACCCCAGGTTGAACTCCGCCGCAACCTGCCGATCTCATCGGAAGTTTCCGATAAAAACAGGCAACACCCCTCGAACGCATCGTCCTCAGATCGGGGCTCAACCGTTTCGACACACGTCCAATCGCGGACTCCACCGCACAAGCAACGCCGTTAA
- a CDS encoding DUF87 domain-containing protein, which produces MSADQPSYESLGSFYLGKSFNLDSNRREEELVLYDSKDLVTHAVIVGMTGSGKTGLGVGLLEEAAIDRIPALIIDPKGDLSNLLLNFPELRPEDFLPWIHADDAQREQMTVEDYAAMQASRWREGLADWDQTPERISRLGDAVEFNVYTPGSDAGLPISILSSFAAPPPSVVENADLLRDRVTTTANSLLGLLGINADPLRSREHILITRLLDESWRSGKDLDLGQLIQQVQQPPFQQVGVMDLESFFPPKDRFELAMALNNLLAAPSFAAWLKGQPLNVDQLLYSPSGKPRHSIFSIAHLSESERMFFVSLLLNETLGWMRSRSGTNSLRALLYIDEIFGYMPPVAEPPSKKPLLTLLKQARAFGLGVVLSTQNPVDLDYKGLSNAGTWFLGRLQTERDKDRVLDGLEGATTESGEAFDRSTAAEILSNVGKRVFLMHNVHDSAPEVFQTRWALSYLAGPMTRNQIRSLMKSKQETAEKVEPSSAGTTDKTPPDRPTNPIEHASGRSAASPHAPVVPRNVESFFLPSDEPNHDTFHYSPQILAFIKVHFVDTRRGLAADDEYQWSLQVPVNAVHPDWDTASVLQMNRTDLRQAPLSPCTFEPLPNLLSKSSTFSECKKSLRDFLYRQQRYDLFKCATLKEYSRPGESERDFRIRLTDLAREARDGRVDKLRHKYASRLQTAEDRINRAEEAIEREASQAKEANMRSMISLGSNLLSAMLGKKKFSSTNIGRASRTAQGFGRASKQAEDVRRAERKAEEYRNRLADLEADFRAEAAEIREQMDPLKLELETIQLKPRKSDIDIRLFAIVWIPTPKPGN; this is translated from the coding sequence GTGTCTGCAGATCAGCCCTCATACGAATCCCTCGGTTCTTTCTATTTGGGCAAATCATTCAACCTGGATTCGAACCGACGTGAAGAAGAGCTAGTATTGTATGATTCCAAAGATTTGGTAACGCATGCCGTAATTGTGGGGATGACAGGCAGTGGAAAAACAGGTCTGGGAGTTGGCCTGTTAGAAGAAGCTGCGATCGATCGCATTCCGGCATTGATCATTGATCCCAAAGGAGACCTTTCGAATTTACTTCTCAATTTCCCGGAATTACGCCCAGAAGATTTTTTACCATGGATTCATGCGGACGACGCTCAACGCGAGCAAATGACCGTCGAAGATTACGCAGCAATGCAGGCTTCGCGTTGGCGCGAGGGATTGGCTGATTGGGATCAGACGCCCGAACGGATAAGTCGCCTGGGCGATGCGGTCGAATTCAATGTTTACACACCAGGTAGCGACGCCGGCCTGCCAATTTCCATCCTTTCGTCTTTCGCGGCGCCTCCTCCCTCTGTAGTTGAAAATGCGGATTTGCTGCGGGACCGCGTCACGACGACGGCCAACAGCCTGCTAGGTTTATTAGGCATTAATGCCGACCCGCTCCGTTCTCGCGAACACATTCTGATCACTCGGCTCCTCGATGAGTCATGGCGCAGTGGCAAGGACTTGGATTTAGGCCAACTGATTCAACAAGTTCAGCAACCACCCTTTCAGCAAGTCGGAGTCATGGACTTAGAATCGTTCTTTCCACCGAAAGATCGGTTTGAATTAGCCATGGCATTGAACAATCTATTGGCTGCGCCTAGCTTCGCGGCCTGGCTGAAGGGTCAACCCCTCAATGTCGACCAACTGCTCTACTCGCCATCCGGCAAACCGAGACATTCGATTTTTTCGATCGCGCACTTGTCCGAGTCAGAGCGAATGTTCTTTGTGTCACTGTTGCTCAACGAGACATTAGGCTGGATGCGCAGTCGTTCAGGCACCAATAGCTTACGCGCTTTGCTCTACATCGATGAAATCTTTGGCTACATGCCACCCGTCGCAGAACCTCCCTCTAAGAAACCGCTTCTCACCCTGCTAAAGCAGGCCCGAGCATTCGGACTTGGCGTCGTCCTTTCCACACAAAACCCGGTCGATCTTGATTACAAAGGGCTGTCGAATGCCGGCACTTGGTTCCTAGGCCGCTTACAAACGGAACGAGACAAAGACCGCGTGCTCGACGGACTTGAGGGCGCGACGACCGAATCTGGGGAAGCGTTTGATCGCTCAACCGCTGCGGAAATCCTCTCCAATGTCGGCAAACGCGTATTCTTGATGCACAACGTCCATGACAGTGCGCCCGAAGTGTTCCAGACACGGTGGGCACTTTCGTACTTAGCCGGCCCCATGACTCGCAATCAGATTCGCAGTCTGATGAAATCCAAACAAGAGACCGCTGAAAAGGTCGAGCCTTCTTCCGCCGGAACAACTGACAAAACGCCACCAGATCGCCCTACGAATCCAATCGAGCATGCATCCGGCAGGAGTGCCGCGAGTCCGCACGCTCCCGTCGTCCCGCGCAATGTCGAATCGTTTTTTCTTCCGTCCGACGAACCGAACCATGACACTTTTCATTATTCACCTCAAATTTTGGCCTTCATAAAAGTGCACTTTGTCGATACGCGTCGAGGCCTTGCCGCCGACGACGAGTATCAGTGGTCACTTCAAGTGCCCGTGAATGCAGTTCATCCGGATTGGGATACCGCGAGCGTTCTGCAAATGAATCGCACGGACCTACGACAAGCACCGCTTTCGCCTTGCACTTTTGAACCCTTGCCCAATTTACTCAGCAAATCGAGTACGTTTTCCGAATGCAAAAAGTCGCTTCGCGATTTCTTGTATCGGCAGCAGCGCTATGACCTTTTCAAATGTGCAACTCTCAAAGAATATTCCCGACCAGGCGAATCCGAACGCGACTTCCGTATCCGACTAACCGATCTCGCGCGAGAAGCTCGTGACGGACGGGTCGATAAGTTGCGGCACAAATACGCATCCCGATTACAAACGGCAGAAGACCGAATCAACCGTGCCGAAGAGGCGATCGAACGCGAAGCGAGTCAAGCCAAAGAGGCCAATATGCGATCCATGATCTCACTGGGGAGCAATCTACTCAGCGCGATGCTTGGCAAAAAGAAATTCAGTTCCACCAACATCGGACGCGCATCTCGCACGGCCCAAGGATTCGGTCGCGCTTCCAAACAGGCTGAAGATGTCCGTCGTGCAGAAAGAAAGGCCGAGGAGTATCGCAATCGACTCGCGGATCTAGAAGCAGATTTCCGCGCGGAAGCTGCTGAAATACGTGAACAGATGGATCCGCTCAAGCTGGAACTTGAAACAATCCAGTTAAAACCCCGGAAGTCAGATATCGACATCCGACTCTTCGCAATCGTTTGGATTCCAACCCCCAAGCCAGGAAACTGA
- a CDS encoding uracil-DNA glycosylase, protein MSRSPWNALNQRIVDCQACDRLRTHCQSIGLTKRKAYLDWDYWAGPVPNFGDPSAQLLIVGLAPGAHGANRTGRMFTGDRSGDWLYRALARAGFSNQASSVARNDGLTLQNCAITAVCHCAPPDNKPTRTEIEQCHPFLNEIVDLLQPAVFLALGQIAWKASIDHLTQRGWLSTTRPKFGHGAQYILTNGSLLIGSYHPSQQNTFTGRLTEPMLDNVFQTINHWIEETSA, encoded by the coding sequence ATGTCACGGTCGCCATGGAACGCCCTGAACCAACGGATTGTCGATTGCCAAGCTTGCGACCGATTACGTACCCATTGCCAATCGATCGGATTGACCAAGCGCAAAGCTTATCTCGACTGGGACTACTGGGCTGGGCCCGTGCCCAATTTTGGTGACCCCAGTGCTCAACTGCTGATCGTCGGCTTGGCTCCTGGAGCTCACGGCGCCAATCGAACTGGACGGATGTTTACCGGAGATCGTAGTGGCGACTGGTTATACCGGGCATTAGCCCGAGCCGGTTTTTCAAACCAAGCATCTTCAGTAGCGAGAAATGATGGCCTAACCCTGCAAAACTGTGCCATCACAGCCGTATGCCATTGCGCTCCCCCCGATAACAAACCAACTCGGACTGAGATTGAACAGTGCCACCCATTTCTCAATGAGATCGTTGATCTATTGCAACCGGCCGTCTTCCTTGCCCTGGGACAGATTGCCTGGAAGGCGAGCATCGACCATCTGACCCAACGCGGGTGGCTATCGACGACTCGGCCGAAATTTGGCCACGGCGCACAATACATTTTGACAAACGGTAGCTTGTTAATCGGCAGTTACCACCCGAGCCAACAAAACACTTTCACGGGGCGTTTGACCGAACCGATGCTCGACAATGTTTTTCAGACAATCAACCATTGGATTGAGGAAACGTCAGCCTGA
- a CDS encoding SRPBCC family protein, with translation MAKSYQQQQAQLIPRNLRDTFAFFADAGNLEQITPPTLQFQILTPLPIRMQSGALIDYQLKLLGMPFHWQTEITDSSPPHHFVDQQIRGSYQQWGHRHDFRATEQSTQMVDHIDDGIDWGPLGSVVHPWFAKRIPKTISTYRRAQIERLLS, from the coding sequence ATGGCAAAGTCTTACCAACAGCAGCAAGCGCAACTGATTCCTCGAAACCTCCGCGACACGTTTGCGTTTTTTGCGGATGCGGGTAATCTCGAACAAATCACCCCTCCCACACTTCAATTTCAGATACTTACCCCTTTGCCGATTCGGATGCAAAGCGGCGCGTTGATCGATTACCAACTCAAGTTGCTCGGCATGCCCTTTCATTGGCAAACGGAAATCACCGACTCTTCGCCTCCGCACCATTTCGTCGATCAACAGATTCGAGGATCCTATCAGCAATGGGGCCATCGTCATGACTTCCGTGCAACCGAACAAAGTACTCAAATGGTGGATCACATCGACGATGGCATTGACTGGGGCCCACTAGGAAGCGTCGTCCACCCATGGTTTGCAAAGCGAATCCCAAAGACTATTTCCACCTACCGACGCGCACAAATCGAACGATTGCTATCCTAG
- a CDS encoding arginyltransferase, with protein MRNPHGSSTPAPILSIVSPSEPCAYRPTAEASYEIKVIAKLDNQSYDAMLSRGWRRQGAYFFRPACKSCYQCRSLRVDVAAFRATKSQRRCWRRNREIRIEVSAPSPCTEAVALFNAYHADMSKRRGWRENQVDLETFTTHFLIGNFPFAREFRYYQGTQLVGVGLVDITKQSASSIYFFHDPAWRSQGPGVFSMLAEIEHATKHQIAHHYLGYWISDCPSMSYKDRYHPHQILEAYVTDEIQPVWIPHQATNLPQNR; from the coding sequence ATGCGAAATCCCCACGGCTCATCCACTCCGGCTCCCATCCTTTCAATTGTCTCCCCTAGTGAGCCATGCGCTTATCGACCGACCGCGGAAGCCAGTTACGAAATAAAAGTCATTGCAAAACTCGACAATCAGAGCTACGACGCGATGTTGAGCCGTGGCTGGCGTCGACAGGGGGCCTATTTCTTCCGGCCTGCCTGCAAATCATGCTATCAATGCAGAAGTCTGCGGGTCGATGTCGCGGCGTTCCGAGCGACGAAAAGCCAACGGCGATGCTGGAGACGCAATCGTGAAATCCGTATCGAAGTATCCGCTCCGTCGCCTTGCACGGAAGCGGTCGCTCTCTTCAATGCCTACCATGCCGACATGTCAAAACGTCGCGGTTGGCGAGAAAATCAGGTAGACCTAGAAACGTTTACCACCCATTTCCTCATCGGTAATTTTCCATTCGCACGTGAATTCCGATACTACCAGGGGACTCAACTCGTTGGCGTGGGACTCGTGGACATCACCAAGCAATCCGCATCCAGCATTTACTTTTTTCACGATCCAGCCTGGCGTTCCCAAGGGCCAGGAGTCTTTTCTATGCTGGCCGAAATCGAGCACGCTACGAAACATCAGATCGCTCACCACTATTTGGGATACTGGATTTCAGATTGCCCTTCGATGAGTTACAAGGATCGTTACCATCCCCATCAGATCCTTGAGGCTTATGTCACGGACGAGATCCAGCCGGTCTGGATCCCCCACCAGGCCACCAACCTCCCGCAAAACCGTTAA
- a CDS encoding Gfo/Idh/MocA family oxidoreductase yields the protein MSDIIGRRKFFRNTALVSAAGIALPQTLRAATAGDGDRVSIGIMGLNRGLALAKRFGKRKDVEIRYVSDVDETRLQKCLKQLAAQGHDQVKGVTDFRKILDDPSIDAFVCAAPNHWHATATILACQAGKHVYVEKPCSHTPEEGERMIQAARKHQRAVQVGTQRRSSAGTIRAIEQLRNGLLGRVYLARCWYDNARVSIGTQSATTAPDTLDYELWQGPAPRRPFFENVVHYNWHWRWHWGNGELGNNGVHTLDLCRWGLAADYPIRVTSSGGRYAYDDDQETPDTQTVCFDFVDDRSISWQGLSCNKHGQGFVTFYGTNGTLELEANGNFRFFDRGNQVKLAVTDSNSGDEEHIDNFIQAIQNDDPHSLNAEIADGHKSALLCHLGNIAHRINRSLDCDGSNGQIKNDDLAASHWTRRYEPGWEPKVL from the coding sequence ATGTCGGATATCATCGGTCGTCGAAAGTTTTTTCGCAACACGGCTTTGGTAAGCGCTGCGGGAATAGCGCTGCCCCAGACATTGCGAGCTGCTACCGCGGGGGACGGCGACCGGGTGAGCATCGGAATCATGGGGCTCAATCGGGGCTTGGCTTTGGCAAAACGTTTTGGCAAGCGCAAAGATGTCGAAATACGTTATGTCAGTGATGTTGACGAGACAAGATTGCAGAAATGCCTGAAACAACTGGCAGCCCAAGGCCACGACCAGGTCAAGGGCGTGACCGACTTTCGGAAAATCCTGGACGATCCATCTATTGACGCCTTCGTCTGTGCGGCACCGAATCACTGGCATGCGACGGCCACGATCCTTGCTTGCCAAGCAGGAAAACATGTCTACGTGGAAAAACCGTGCAGCCATACTCCCGAAGAAGGGGAGCGGATGATTCAAGCCGCTCGCAAACACCAGCGGGCCGTTCAAGTCGGCACTCAGCGACGCAGTAGTGCGGGTACGATCCGGGCAATTGAACAGCTGCGAAATGGTTTGTTGGGTCGCGTGTATCTTGCTCGATGCTGGTACGACAATGCCCGAGTCTCGATCGGAACCCAATCCGCGACAACAGCTCCCGATACGCTGGACTATGAATTATGGCAAGGTCCCGCCCCTCGACGACCTTTTTTTGAAAATGTCGTGCACTACAACTGGCATTGGCGATGGCATTGGGGAAACGGCGAGCTCGGGAACAATGGAGTTCACACGCTGGATCTTTGCCGATGGGGATTGGCGGCCGACTATCCAATCCGAGTAACCTCCAGTGGAGGTCGTTACGCCTATGACGATGACCAAGAAACTCCCGACACACAAACGGTGTGCTTTGATTTCGTAGACGATCGTTCAATCAGCTGGCAAGGGCTCAGCTGCAACAAACACGGGCAAGGTTTTGTCACCTTCTACGGCACGAACGGCACCCTTGAATTAGAGGCCAACGGCAACTTTCGATTTTTTGACCGAGGAAACCAAGTCAAACTAGCAGTGACCGATTCGAATAGCGGTGACGAAGAACACATCGATAACTTCATTCAAGCAATTCAAAATGACGACCCTCATTCGTTGAATGCGGAAATTGCTGATGGCCACAAGAGCGCGTTGCTATGTCATCTGGGCAACATCGCGCACCGCATCAACCGGTCATTGGACTGCGATGGATCTAACGGCCAAATCAAGAATGACGACCTTGCCGCGAGTCACTGGACTCGTCGCTACGAGCCCGGCTGGGAACCGAAAGTCCTTTAG